In Streptomyces sp. NBC_00483, a single window of DNA contains:
- a CDS encoding wax ester/triacylglycerol synthase family O-acyltransferase, which produces MSSDLLAPLDLTFWNIETAEHPMHLGALGVFEADDPGAARHAFELLATRAAGVAGLRMRIAGVLVPVGGAARVPAADFDPLDHVWMAGPVDDFHAAAGALMERPLDRGRPPWEAHVLPAADGASFAVLFKFHHALADGLRALTLAAGVMDPIDLPAGRAPKDAPAPRRGLRLPFPGLREITLGDLDPRRYPDHVRALATSATQAVSIGASVARATWGVRTSPALTSKASGTRSTAGVVLDLDDVHRIRKTVGGTVNDVLIAVVAGAVRRWLDERGDGSEGVEPRALVPVSRRRPRTAHPQGNRLSGYLLRLPVAEPDPVERLRVVRAAMNRRKDVGPTRGAGAVALLADHVPPLGLRLGGGLVGQNARLLFDLLVTSVPLPSLGLKLGGCPLTEVFPLAPLAQGQSLAVAVSTYRGRVHYGLVADASAVPDLDVLARAIREEVAALGAACEKAAT; this is translated from the coding sequence CTGAGTTCGGACTTGCTCGCTCCACTCGACCTGACTTTCTGGAACATCGAGACCGCCGAACACCCCATGCACCTCGGGGCGTTGGGCGTGTTCGAGGCCGACGACCCCGGAGCCGCCCGGCACGCCTTCGAGCTGCTCGCCACCCGCGCCGCGGGCGTGGCGGGCCTGCGGATGCGGATCGCCGGCGTGCTCGTGCCGGTCGGCGGCGCGGCCCGCGTGCCGGCCGCCGACTTCGACCCGCTCGACCACGTGTGGATGGCCGGGCCCGTCGACGACTTCCACGCCGCCGCGGGCGCGCTGATGGAGCGCCCGCTCGACCGCGGCCGCCCGCCGTGGGAGGCGCATGTGCTGCCGGCCGCCGACGGCGCGTCGTTCGCCGTGCTCTTCAAGTTCCACCACGCCCTCGCCGACGGGCTGCGCGCCCTGACCCTCGCCGCCGGCGTCATGGACCCGATCGACCTGCCCGCCGGTCGCGCCCCGAAGGACGCGCCCGCGCCGCGCCGCGGCCTGCGCCTCCCGTTTCCCGGCCTGCGCGAGATCACCCTCGGTGACCTCGACCCGCGCCGCTACCCCGACCATGTGCGGGCGCTGGCGACCAGCGCCACACAGGCCGTGTCCATCGGCGCGTCCGTCGCCCGCGCCACCTGGGGCGTCCGCACGTCGCCCGCGCTCACCTCGAAGGCCAGCGGCACCCGGAGCACCGCAGGGGTCGTGCTCGACCTCGACGACGTGCACCGCATCCGCAAGACGGTCGGCGGCACGGTGAACGACGTGCTGATAGCCGTGGTCGCCGGAGCCGTCAGGCGCTGGCTCGACGAGCGCGGCGACGGCAGCGAGGGCGTCGAGCCCCGCGCCCTCGTCCCGGTCTCCCGGCGCAGGCCCCGCACCGCCCACCCGCAGGGCAACCGGCTCTCCGGCTACCTCCTGCGCCTGCCCGTCGCCGAGCCGGACCCGGTGGAGCGGCTGCGGGTCGTACGGGCCGCCATGAACCGGCGCAAGGACGTCGGGCCCACGCGCGGCGCGGGCGCCGTCGCCCTGCTCGCCGACCACGTCCCACCGCTCGGCCTCCGGCTCGGCGGCGGCCTCGTCGGCCAGAACGCGCGCCTCCTCTTCGACCTGCTGGTCACGAGCGTGCCGCTGCCCAGCCTCGGCCTGAAACTGGGCGGCTGCCCGCTCACCGAGGTCTTCCCGCTGGCGCCGCTGGCCCAGGGCCAGTCCCTCGCGGTGGCGGTGTCGACGTACCGCGGGCGGGTCCACTACGGCCTCGTCGCCGACGCGAGCGCCGTACCGGACCTCGACGTGCTGGCGCGGGCGATCCGGGAGGAAGTGGCCGCGCTCGGGGCGGCGTGCGAGAAGGCGGCGACCTGA